From Halotia branconii CENA392, the proteins below share one genomic window:
- a CDS encoding indole-3-glycerol phosphate synthase TrpC: MTYPSDITDSRLQAIIREIFFYKKEEIAQIQQQMPVAFFERQLTKAPSVRDFFTALQQSPYKPCIIADVKKACPIHGILRENFDPVAIAQAYERGGATCLSVYTDQKFFQGSYDTLRTIRKRVRLPILCKDFILDSCQVYLAREAGADAVLLIAAILSDEQLQNLLRVIQDLGMNALVQVHTLTELDRVLKLNNLNLVVINNQSLVDFSVDICATEQLLAARRSQLQNLGIIIISESELYTPADLFLVAKAGADVAILDLIKEKDLEQAVRVLLRFYHITCDESHRG; this comes from the coding sequence ATGACTTACCCATCTGATATCACTGATAGTCGTTTACAAGCTATTATTAGGGAGATATTCTTTTATAAGAAAGAAGAAATTGCACAAATTCAGCAACAAATGCCTGTTGCTTTTTTTGAACGCCAGTTAACCAAAGCCCCGAGTGTCAGAGATTTCTTCACCGCTTTGCAACAAAGTCCTTACAAGCCTTGCATCATTGCAGATGTGAAGAAGGCGTGCCCAATTCACGGCATCCTTAGAGAAAATTTTGATCCAGTAGCGATCGCCCAAGCTTATGAACGCGGTGGTGCAACTTGTCTATCTGTGTATACTGACCAAAAATTTTTTCAAGGTAGTTATGACACTCTACGCACTATCCGTAAACGAGTAAGATTACCCATACTGTGTAAGGATTTTATTTTAGACTCCTGCCAAGTTTATTTGGCAAGAGAAGCCGGTGCAGACGCAGTACTACTAATTGCAGCAATTCTTTCAGATGAACAACTGCAAAACTTGTTGAGAGTAATTCAAGATTTGGGCATGAATGCTCTAGTACAAGTTCATACCTTGACTGAACTAGATCGGGTGTTAAAGCTTAACAATTTAAATCTAGTAGTAATTAACAATCAGAGTTTAGTAGATTTTAGTGTCGATATCTGCGCTACTGAGCAACTACTAGCAGCTAGGCGATCGCAACTACAAAATCTAGGCATCATCATTATCAGCGAATCAGAATTGTATACACCTGCTGATTTATTCCTTGTGGCCAAGGCTGGTGCAGATGTAGCTATCTTAGATTTAATTAAAGAAAAGGATTTAGAGCAAGCTGTGCGTGTCCTACTCAGGTTTTATCATATCACTTGCGATGAATCACATCGAGGCTGA